Within the Medicago truncatula cultivar Jemalong A17 chromosome 4, MtrunA17r5.0-ANR, whole genome shotgun sequence genome, the region tttaaaatggtcccataactttaaaACCGTTAAGTCTTGCCACATgtcacttaattttttatataaaatataaagaaagaaTTTAGACTTAATTGATCATTTGGTCCCTCTAATCTACTTCCGTTAATCAAGTTAGTCCTCTCTGTTagcttttttattaaatccGTTAAGTCTTGCCACAAGTCATTTAAGATTGATAATCAAAGGTTGGATCTAAAAAGCACACATCAGTCTACAACGGACTCTCAACATAATTTCTATTATAttatctctccctctctctaaatGGACCAGatctcttttcttctctctcactcCCTCTTCTTCCATGGCCATCCATATCCGCAAAAAGACACACCTCAATCTGCCATTCCCTCACatattttctctttaaaattCAATCAGTTTAAAAGGTTGCTGTTATGGGACACCTCAATCTCTTTTGCATCATTATCTGCAAAAAGACACCTCTGCCATTCCCTCACATATTTCCCTCAAATAATGAAATGTTGTTGctgatataatataaattatcatATACTATGAGTCCGTTGTATATTTATGAGTACTTTTTAAATCCAACCCTTTGATCATCAATCTTAAATGACACGTGCCAAGAGTTAACGGTTTTAACGAAAAAGCTAACGAGAggattaaattgattaacggAAATAgaaataagggaccaaattgagacgttTTAAAATTATGAgaccataataaaaaaaagaattaaataaaaatgcaatGAAACCACATTTATACAAGAGAAACAATGTTTGTATAAGTCATGCATCTTAATAGGAATCCTTCTTATTTCTTCTTCAATAAAAGTAGTTAATAAGATATGGAGTATATACTATTAGACAAAACATCTTCCATTAAAGATGTTCTTAGACTCTTGATTTTGGTCTGATagtgttgttttcattttctaatgAAACTCTATGTTCTTTTGGTAATGTGTTGAAAAGGAATGCCTCATCACAAACTTCTCAGTATAATTAAATAGAACTTTTTTGTTGACAGCAAATAGAACTTAAATTACCATAAAAACATGcacttcctatttttttttccttccctgCGACTATTCTGATACTGGCTTTAGGGCTTAACCAAGTACAAATGTAGAAAACAGTCCTCTTTCAAACACTTTTTAGGTTAAATACAAGTACAAGTACAGTTACTAAACACTTGATTTGAAGTTGAACCCTTTCCGTAGGTTGGTGCCCACCCCACCTTGCGACTGCTATGTGCACTATTCTTCGTCTTGTCCCTATTTGCGGACAACAACGGGGACTTTATCAATACCCCACCATCGTCAATTTGGCTCCGCTAGCTTTGGTTGACACTAAATTGACCTTCTAGAGTAAtccaaagaataaataaattgactTTCTAGAATTATATCGAAAAAATACTAATAgtatcaattctatcaaaataaattgaccTTCTAGAATATGCAATGGTTTTCAAAAATGTAATTGTAactattcattttaaaatgttatattcttttgaagaagaaaaaaatagaccTTTAGTAATATCAATTGAGCTtctaataatatcaattttataaggaaaatgctaaagtGTACGAATTATAAATTCGATGAAATCGtcccgtgagtttagctcaattggtaagggataatgcatatatatgcaggggtcggagttcgaatcccggacactccactttcACTACTAAGATGAATTTCTCTAACCGCTAGActacatgacaaaaaaaaaaaaaaatcgatgaaATCCCACGAATATCGCTAACCGTCCATTTTCCTGTCTCTTAATTTAGATCTTCGCACATTCTGCTCCAATGTTACTGTTTTTTCCCCTCCTGTGTTACACTAGTAGTAGTTACTCGTGGACTGTGGTATAGAGCAGCCATGCAAATAATTCTTCTTtgttttgaggaaaaaaatttattctatttagactaaaaatattttgagttaaaaattattctattttatagTTTCTTTTCTTACCCTTCTCACCTCGTTCAGATTATGAAATTTAAAATGAGTAGGtctttggcttgttaaaaaaaacacgtAGGTcttgaatgtttttattttttttttgataaaataggtcttgaatgttgtttttttttttttttgaaggataggTCTTGAATGTTGTTTTCTACGTGTTTTTACAATGTTAGAATTATAAAACCATAAATATTGTAGGGCACACAAAAAACccataatatattaaaaaaaggaaatctCTTCAATTTTATATGTTGGTGGCCCAATGAAAACAtccaatacaaaaaaaaaacgtaacagAAAAACCTAACACGCATTCTAAAATCATCACAGAAACCCTAGACAAGTTTCACCATCGTCTTCCTCGAAAATAATCAACTTCAATCTTTCTTCAATTTATCCAATTCAcctttttttatatcttttcaaTTGTCATTCACCGAAGCTTCATTCAACTTCTGAATTCACGGTTCCTTCAATTTTCACGTCTCtgcaaaaccctaatttcacgGATTTGAAACCCTACAAagtttaacctaaaccctgaaATTCACAATGAAAAGGAAGAAATCATCACAACAAACGGTTTCAGAAACACATTCAGATTTACCTGATGAGTGCTGGGAATCTATCTTCAAactcgtcatcaacaacaaggACAAAAACAACAACCGTCACAACTTGAATTCTCTCTCGGTCGTCTCCAAACAGTGTTCCTATCCATTACCTGTCATCTCCGATTCTCACTCAATATCTACGGTCCAACACAACTATGTCGCCTCCTCGAAAGATACACCAACCTCACCTCCCTCAACTTCTCACGCTACTACAGTTACTACACTGACCTTGACAAGGTTCTTCGCAGAATCTCTCGTTTCCCATTGAAACTCACATCACTCAATCTCTCCAACCAATCCACTATCCATGCAAATGGGTTGCGAGCTTTCTTCCAAAACATTAAGattgtgtttggatggagtaattgagaaattttgaagaatttataaTTCTAGGTTTCAATTAAATTGCTTTCATtcctaaatattattgtttggatggagaaataaaaacaaatattgtcATAATCtttgggcaacttttataaattttaatttttttgggccaaatttgacaaatgaaattaggggtcaatttgcaaatttcaaaaattttgaggggtcaaattataatttttgaaaatttgaggggccaatttgaatttttttataaatttattggggtcaaattgaaaattttggaaaatttgagggtcaaaatgcaaaatttgaaaaattataacaatgaagaattttgaatttcttaactttttggtgtcatttgaaattctttaaatttaacttgaacaaaatacttcataaatttccatcattttaaaaattcttcaaattattatccaaacaatagaattcacatcaaaatatttgaattccctcaaaacattcccccattcaaacacactctaagacTTTGACCTCTCTCACTTGTTCTAAAATTAAAAGTCTGAGTACAAATGACTTGCTGGTTATCGCGGAATGTTTCCCTTTGCGGGAAGAACTCGACCTCAGTTACCCCTCAGGCTGCAAACATTACACCAACTATCTTTATGGGGTAGAGGCTCTTTCAGAGACACTTTTCAAACTCCGTAAGGTTAATCTTTCTGGCTTAACCATAATCGAACAATCACTTTTCCACTTGTTGAAGAATTGTAATCTTCTTCAAGAGGTCATCTTGTTTAACTGTGATCGTAAAAATATAACTCAAGTAGGAATTGCTTCTGCTCTCCGTGAAAGACCAACATTGACGTCTTTCTCCTTTTTCATTACTCCTAATGTGTGGGACATCACTTCAGATTTTATTAAGTCGTTGGTGAGTTTGAAGGGTTTGACTTCTCTTAATTTGCAGCATTTAGGAATTTCAGATAAGTTGCTCTACTCTATTGCAAAGGAATGTCTTCCTTTGACAAGTCTTGTCCTTCAAAATGCTTATTTTCTGAACAATCAACATGTTGTAAATTTGTCTTTGCTTCTTGGTGATTTGGTGTCCATAAACCTTAGTCGTTGTTATAAGATCACAAAATTGGCCTTGTTTGCACTTGCTAAAAACTGTCCTTCACTTAGTGAGATCAAAATGGAAAGAATAGGGAATGAGATTGTAGAGAATTCTGAATCTTCGATGGAGCTTGGTGTATACCCTCAATTTGTGCAATAATTCTTGGTTAAGTGATGAAAACATCATAACGTTTGCATCAATTTTCCCCAATTTGCAAGTTGCAACTACTTGATTTAAGTTCTTGCGATCGAATATCTAAAGGTATTTGTCAAGTTTTAAGGAGATGTTGTAACATTAGGCATTTGAACTTAGCCGAGTGTTCAAGAGTGAAGCTAATTGGAATGAACTTTGTAGTTCCCAAGCTAGAGGCGTTGAACTTGTCATTTACGAAAGTTAACGATAAAACACTCTGTGATCTCGAAGAATTGTCGTGGGCTTTTGCAATATTACTGAAACATTGTGATAATGTCACGGACAAGGGAGTGAAACATGTGGAAGAAAACTGCACACAACTAATGCCTTCTTGGCTAGTATTTTAAAAGTCATGTAATGAAAGTTTGAACTatgtaagttgtttttttttcttctcaattagCGTGCACACACTAATTACACCATTTTCGAATGATAATTTTGCTTTATGTCTGGTTTTTATTCCGCCACTACTATACTATGGCAGACTTGATGTAATTCTGGTTTTTATTCAGCCAAATACTATGGCAGACTAGATGtcattctaattttaatttagcAACTACTATGGAAGATTTGATATATAAATTCTGGtttgatcatatatatatactctAGTTTGATCatgtctataaaaaaaagttggtttAACCAGGTCTAAAAAGTTCTGGTTTGTTCATGTCTAAAAGAATCTTTAGCAAGGGTTAAGCCCTCTTCTTTGCTCACAGCCCTTACAGAATcctaaaaatagataaataaacaaTAACAGAAATTAGAGAAATGCATAAAGAGGGACAATACCAGCAATCTTGCAAAACCTCACATGAATAAGATGCATTCCTAGAAGCCCTGGAAAGCTAAGGGAGGTATCCTGATCTTAACCTCTGCTATTGCAATGTGCATTTGTAAATGACATTTATGCTAATCGAGGTTTTAATAGTTAAATTCATCTATATCCACAAGGTTCTTAAATGGTTTGAAAGTATCCAGTGGAACTTTAAATCATTGGCTTAAGTCAGTTGCTTAGACAAAATGATGCCCCCTAAAGTGTATGCATGTAATAATTTGCATATTCACTGAATTGTCATTCATTTCAAAAGCAAATTCTACATGGATGCAATGGAATGTGTTAAGATATCAAGCAGGCGACATATAAACGGGGCTCTAACTGCATTTAATCTGACTGGTTATACAAGGATCCAACATTCCAATGGATGCATCTGAATATCATGATGACAATAGCAGATAACTTAGAACGTTCGACTTTCAATGCACCTTATACTCAGGACTAGACATTTAGAGTGTGATCCGATAACATATGCCCCAAAAAATCTTAGATAGACTCTAATACCATCTTAATATTTGGGTTTGTCGAACTCAACCATATAAAATTCACTTGCAAGGTGAGAATTGCATCTCACCTTTGAGTCCAATTATCCGTCTTCTGAAATGGAATTGCTTTAGTCATAAGCCCCGTTCTCTAGTGCTATAGCTTGTTCGCCAACCAAAAACCTAGCCTTGAAAGATTTTATCACTTCACCGGATGAATGGATTAACTCTCTTTTCAGTTTCAGTGAGGACAGTCCTCAATATCCTAGAAGCGGTTCCTTTTCATATCCCGCTTTGAATCAACTACACTCACCGTGGTTAGCTTATCTGGCTCTCATCCTGCTTCAGTATCTAATTTTACCTGCCTGGCAGTGGCATGGCAAGCTAATACTAACTCTGAGTGATTACTGCTTCctttttattgattaattagcctataattttatatataaattttatttgcacATCATTTTATTGTATCTGGTGGAGAATTTCCCAACCAATGTATGATGCAGGTAAACCAGCCTTTTCAAGTGTCAACTCAATTGACTGTGGCTCATTTCTTATTGCAAATTTGAACACTTCTTTATCATTCATATGAGTTGAAAACACTACTATTTGAGTCTTGTGCATTATTAGCCCCCTCTTCTTTTCATGCAGCATTCAAATGCcaacatgaaattaaaataaatgatcaATCACATAATACTTAACATTTTGCACGTGTCTGTGTGTAAGGActatgagtaatgatatttgtacaaccctttttaaacaacttttgggacaaccttattattcttttttctcattggtcaaaataaatagagagagaaaaatgaagagagagaataagaatataatgggagtatgagagagaaagttgtccaaaagttgtagcaaaatgattgtacaaatataatttctcgaGTACTATATACCTATTATAActaatcaaatcagaagtaacTAAACC harbors:
- the LOC11441797 gene encoding uncharacterized protein, with amino-acid sequence MLVVSIEEFDDVGGGGDGIRSRVGGGGGKKNSLSTNDLLVIAECFPLREELDLSYPSGCKHYTNYLYGVEALSETLFKLRKVNLSGLTIIEQSLFHLLKNCNLLQEVILFNCDRKNITQVGIASALRERPTLTSFSFFITPNVWDITSDFIKSLVSLKGLTSLNLQHLGISDKLLYSIAKECLPLTSLVLQNAYFLNNQHVVNLSLLLGDLVSINLSRCYKITKLALFALAKNCPSLSEIKMERIGNEIVENSESSMELGVYPQFVQ